A stretch of the Bacillus sp. B-jedd genome encodes the following:
- a CDS encoding ABC transporter substrate-binding protein — translation MNKTLKMLLVSLLAVSLFLAGCSGGDGTKKSSGDTGKGSGDGGNKQDTLVYARGADSVTLDPIGTTEGETFKVTENIYDTLVNFGESDTTTQPGLAESWEISDDSLTYTFKLVKGVKFHDGTDFNAEAVKYNFERWAGGNAEKFPYYTMFGGYKGEPGHVIKEIKVVDEHTIQFTLTRPQATFLVNIAMTCFGIASPAALEKYGDQYRKNPVGTGPFKFVEWKENDTITLEKNPDYWQKGYPKLNKVIFRVIPENTARLNALKNGEIDLMDGLNYAEVDQVTSNDKLQLIERPSMNIGYLGLTVTRKPLDNKLVRQALNHAVDKESIIKAFYAGMAEPAKNPMPPSIQGYNESIDAYPYDLEKAKALLKEAGYEKGFKMELWAMPVARLYMPEGQKVAEIIQESFSKIGVEAEIKTVDWPTYLDKAAKGEFDSFMLGWTGDNGDADNFLYTLLDKDSIGGNNYTYYSNDELHEVLIQAQSETDQGKRAELYKKAQEIIHDDAPWIPLVHSRPLSAGVKEVTGYVPHPTGSESLMKVEFK, via the coding sequence ATGAACAAAACGCTTAAAATGCTTTTGGTTTCATTGCTGGCGGTCAGCTTATTCCTGGCCGGCTGCAGCGGCGGGGACGGAACGAAAAAATCTTCCGGCGATACGGGTAAAGGCTCGGGCGACGGAGGGAATAAACAGGATACCCTTGTTTATGCCCGCGGGGCTGACTCCGTTACACTCGATCCTATTGGGACAACTGAAGGAGAAACATTCAAGGTTACCGAGAATATTTATGACACGCTCGTCAATTTTGGCGAAAGCGATACGACCACACAGCCTGGGCTGGCGGAAAGTTGGGAGATTTCCGATGACTCGCTCACCTATACTTTTAAACTCGTAAAAGGTGTAAAGTTCCATGACGGGACGGATTTTAATGCTGAAGCGGTCAAGTATAATTTTGAAAGATGGGCTGGCGGCAATGCCGAAAAATTCCCGTATTATACAATGTTCGGAGGTTATAAGGGGGAACCGGGCCATGTTATCAAGGAAATAAAAGTCGTTGATGAACATACGATCCAGTTTACCCTGACAAGGCCACAGGCGACATTCCTTGTAAACATTGCAATGACCTGTTTCGGGATTGCAAGCCCAGCGGCCCTTGAAAAGTACGGTGATCAGTACCGCAAAAATCCGGTTGGCACCGGGCCATTCAAATTTGTGGAGTGGAAGGAAAACGATACGATCACACTTGAAAAGAATCCTGATTACTGGCAAAAAGGCTATCCGAAGTTGAATAAAGTCATTTTCCGGGTTATTCCGGAAAACACCGCCCGTCTGAACGCTTTGAAGAATGGCGAGATCGATTTGATGGATGGATTGAACTATGCGGAAGTTGACCAGGTGACATCGAATGACAAGCTGCAGCTAATCGAAAGGCCGTCAATGAACATTGGCTATCTTGGCCTTACAGTAACCCGCAAGCCATTAGACAATAAGCTTGTCCGTCAGGCATTGAACCATGCTGTCGATAAAGAATCTATTATTAAGGCTTTCTATGCCGGGATGGCGGAGCCAGCGAAAAACCCGATGCCGCCTTCCATTCAAGGCTATAACGAAAGCATTGATGCTTATCCATATGATTTGGAAAAAGCCAAAGCGCTCCTGAAGGAAGCTGGCTATGAAAAAGGCTTTAAAATGGAGCTTTGGGCAATGCCAGTAGCACGCTTGTATATGCCTGAAGGACAAAAGGTCGCCGAGATTATACAGGAAAGCTTCAGCAAAATTGGCGTTGAAGCGGAAATTAAAACAGTCGACTGGCCAACCTATTTGGATAAAGCGGCAAAGGGAGAGTTTGATTCCTTCATGCTTGGCTGGACAGGGGATAACGGCGACGCCGACAACTTCCTCTACACGTTGCTGGACAAAGACAGCATTGGAGGAAATAACTACACTTATTATTCCAATGATGAGCTTCATGAGGTGCTGATCCAGGCCCAGTCTGAAACTGACCAAGGTAAACGCGCCGAGCTTTACAAAAAGGCACAGGAAATTATCCATGATGACGCACCATGGATTCCGCTCGTACACTCGAGGCCGCTGTCAGCGGGCGTGAAGGAAGTTACCGGTTATGTACCGCATCCAACGGGATCTGAATCCTTAATGAAAGTGGAATTTAAATAA
- a CDS encoding ABC transporter ATP-binding protein, with protein sequence MPELLLEVNGLKKYFPITGGLFGKKVGEVKAVDDVSFFVKKGETLGIVGESGCGKSTTGRLLMRLIEASDGSIRFEDKEITKMTNSELRKTRRDIQMVFQDPYASLNPRHSIEEILEEPLIVHGIGTKGERKKQVREMLEVVGLSSFHARRYPHQFSGGQRQRIGIAKALMTKPKLIIADEPVSALDVSIQAQVLNLMKDIQKEFGLTYIFIAHDLGVVRHISDRVGVMYLGRLIELADSEELYENPKHPYTKALLSAVPVPDPDIKRELIMIEGELPSPANPPAGCAFHTRCAFCMDICTTIRPEGLTEQGHYVACHLYNDGDAAQVINMRKEDGGEKGL encoded by the coding sequence ATGCCCGAGTTACTTCTTGAGGTGAACGGACTTAAAAAATACTTTCCAATAACCGGCGGTTTGTTTGGCAAAAAAGTCGGTGAAGTGAAAGCTGTTGACGATGTATCCTTTTTTGTCAAAAAGGGCGAAACGCTTGGGATTGTCGGTGAAAGCGGCTGCGGAAAATCCACGACGGGCCGGCTGCTTATGAGGCTTATCGAGGCCAGCGACGGGTCAATCAGGTTCGAAGATAAAGAGATTACGAAAATGACAAACAGCGAGTTGCGAAAGACCCGGCGTGATATTCAAATGGTTTTCCAGGATCCATACGCTTCCCTGAATCCCCGCCATTCGATTGAAGAAATATTGGAAGAGCCCCTCATAGTCCATGGCATTGGAACGAAAGGGGAACGGAAGAAGCAAGTAAGGGAAATGCTTGAGGTAGTCGGGCTGAGCAGCTTTCATGCCAGGCGCTATCCGCATCAGTTCAGCGGTGGGCAAAGACAGAGGATTGGCATCGCGAAGGCGCTGATGACAAAGCCGAAGCTTATTATTGCCGATGAACCTGTATCGGCGCTGGATGTTTCTATACAAGCCCAAGTATTGAATCTAATGAAGGATATTCAGAAAGAGTTTGGGCTTACATATATTTTTATCGCACATGACCTGGGGGTTGTCCGCCATATCAGCGATCGGGTTGGCGTCATGTACCTGGGGCGGCTGATTGAACTGGCCGATAGTGAAGAGTTATATGAAAATCCGAAACATCCTTACACGAAAGCATTGCTCTCGGCTGTTCCGGTACCGGACCCGGATATAAAACGGGAACTCATCATGATAGAGGGAGAGCTACCAAGCCCGGCCAATCCGCCGGCAGGATGCGCTTTCCACACCAGGTGCGCATTCTGTATGGACATCTGTACAACGATCAGGCCGGAGGGCCTAACAGAGCAGGGTCATTACGTGGCATGCCATTTATATAATGATGGGGATGCCGCGCAGGTGATAAATATGAGAAAAGAAGACGGGGGCGAAAAAGGACTATGA